A window of Piliocolobus tephrosceles isolate RC106 unplaced genomic scaffold, ASM277652v3 unscaffolded_338, whole genome shotgun sequence genomic DNA:
TTCCTGGCCCCAGAGCACCACCTTTCCCTGCTCTATCAATTCGCTCTCAGACTCGAAGCTGAAAACCTCCGCTCTGGCCCTCGAGGCTGCCTGGCGCCCCCAAATCGAGGCCGTGGCCCTGGCCCCGTGGGGCTCTGGGGCTGGCCATGCAGGAGCCAGCCTGCTCACCACCCTCCAGGTCGAAACCAGCCCCACAAACAGATACCTTGTCGGGGGAGCTCATGGCGCCAGTCCGGGCAGCCTGGGCTGTGGGGAGACGGTCGTCCTGGTAACGGTTGAAGGGTAGACCCGAGTCCAGCCAAGCCCAGCGGACTGGGCCGCAACAGGAACAGTGAGGCCTTCGGGACACCGCCACCCTCATCCCAGGCGGAAGTAGGAGATGTCCCTGACAGCGCGTGGCTTCTGCACGCGCACTTGACGCCAGTGCCGTGACTTCTCATTGGTCTCCCTCTACCAACCAGCGTGCCCTTTGTTGGTAGCGATCCGCCTCCTTCTTGCTCTCCTGCTGCCTCTGGCCGGGAACCTACTTTGCAATGAGACCTCCTCCGTGCACCGGGTGCTTCGCGTGCAGCACAACATTTACTCTCCCAAGCCGATGAGCTGGGGGAAGGTCTCCCCTTAATCCCCGCCTTACAGATGGGTCACTGGGGCTCAGAGATGTGGCTCTCCTTGGAAAGTAGGTGCCCGGCCAGAGGcggaaggacagaaagaaagaggtgATCAGCAGCCACAGTGCCCCTGGCCCCAAGACCCGACCAGAGTGCAGCCACCCAGTCAAATGACGGGCGTCGAGGCAAACCAAGAGCCTGTGTCCCGATTGGTTGAAGCTCAGGCACCTCGCCCCACAAAGGGCTCGCTGGTTGGCAGACGGGGACCAATGAGAAGGCTCAGTGCCGGCGCCAAGGGCGCGAGGAAGCCGGGGACATCTGGTACTTCCGCCGGGGGTGAGGGTGGTGGTGTCCCGAAAGCCTCCCTGTTTCTGTCGCGTGGCCTGCTCAGCTGGGCTTGGCTGGGCTCAGCTCTCCCCTCCAGCCGTTACCAGGACGACCGTCTCCCCACAGCCGAGGCTGCCGGGACTGGCGCCATGAGCTCCCCGGACAAGGTATCCGTTTGTGGGGCCGGTTTCGACCTGGAGGGTGGCAAGGAGGCTGGCTCCCACACGGCCAGCCCCGGAGCCCCAGGGGACCACAGCCACGGCCTCAATTTGGGGGTGCCGGGCAGCGATGACAGCGAGGGAGAGAGCGGGTTCACAGATCCCGAGGGCTTCAGTTTTGAGTCTGAGAGGGAATTGATAGAGCAAGGAAGGGTGGTGCTCTGGGGCCGGGAAGGACGGCCAGGCACCCCGGTCGATGACCAGGAGGACGTTGTGGACTACTCATTCTACCTGGCTGAAGAACCAGCCGCCATCGTGCCGCCGCCCAACGTCCAGGGACAGCTGTTCCCAAAAGGCGCCGCTGCCGAAGGGTCGGCTGACAATTGGGCGGACCTGGAGGTCGGTCCCAGTGGGAGAGGCGTGCTGGGCCCCAGCCCCAGCAAACGGCAGCAGGCCTCTGCCGACCGTCTCCACCTCTGTGGTCCTGGGCCAGTGCGGGCCTGGAAGAACCCGGAAAGGGGCTCGAAGAGCAGATGGAGCCTCCGCGTGGATCCCCAGCAGCCCTCTGCGAAAGGCCCCACCAGGATGACTACCCACGACTCCGATTCCGCAGATGAGAGCAGCGGCTTACCACTGATGAGAGTGGGCATTCGCCGCAACGAAGGAAGCCAGGCCAAGCCCGGCAGCCCCAAGAAGCCAGCAGACACACCCAGACACGCAGGCTTCCACTGCAAGGAGAGTTACCTGCCCGTGCCGGGCCGTTTCCTGACCTCTGCTCCCCGCGGACTCACTCCAGTCATGGAGAGGCCGGCTGTGGGAGAGCTGGAGGACTCTCCCCAGGAGAAAATGCAGAGCAGGGCCTGGGGAAAGGTGGAGGCCaggcccagctgctcaggagctgCCACTGCGGGGGCCGTGCCCCAGGGCCTTTCAAGGAGGAAGATGGCCCAGGAGAAGAAGTCCCCAGGAGGTGCCTCTCAGCTGGCTCCGGGGAGAGCCTTTCCTGCCTGCGGAAAGAGACTCTCAGCCGCTCCCCCGGAGTCGGCCACCTTCCCGCCATTCTCCGGTGTGCGGCCACACCGGATGTCCAAGAAACCGCAAAAGCCTAAGcacagcagccctgggaagaAACCTGCAGGAAGGAAGACCAGGGAGTCCCAGGTTGCGGCCAGAGAAGATAATGACCCAAATAGACATGAGGTCCCAAAGGCCCAAGTGAGTAGGCCCTTCTcgccctcctctccctctttacCCTCCTCCCCCCACGCCTCCTCTCTTCCAGCACACACCTGTTTACCCATGTCCCCTCTGTCCCTTGCTCAAGGGTTGTCGGGAGCCTAGGGACACTAGAATGCCCGATGGGGGGTCTTCATCATAGGGGCACACGTTAAAGGGGGCACTTCTTGTGTGATGGCCGTGCCTCCGGAAACTGCAGGAGTCCTGCCTCTGCCCACAGAGAGGAGCTGGGAGGGAAGGCAGGGCTGGCAGCTGGTTTGGATCGGGTGATGCCTTAAAGTGTGGGCCGCAAAGCTGGGGTGTCTAGGATCATCAACTTCCCGATTCCTCCTTCCCTAGCTGTTGCCCGACCCACCTGGCAGGCGGCCCGGGCTATCTCAGTATCCCCAGTGTTTTCCCTGgctgggctctgcctcctggcctggGGCTGACTGAGGGAGAAAGTGCTAATGAGATTAGG
This region includes:
- the LOC111528097 gene encoding uncharacterized protein CXorf49 — protein: MSSPDKVSVCGAGFDLEGGKEAGSHTASPGAPGDHSHGLNLGVPGSDDSEGESGFTDPEGFSFESERELIEQGRVVLWGREGRPGTPVDDQEDVVDYSFYLAEEPAAIVPPPNVQGQLFPKGAAAEGSADNWADLEVGPSGRGVLGPSPSKRQQASADRLHLCGPGPVRAWKNPERGSKSRWSLRVDPQQPSAKGPTRMTTHDSDSADESSGLPLMRVGIRRNEGSQAKPGSPKKPADTPRHAGFHCKESYLPVPGRFLTSAPRGLTPVMERPAVGELEDSPQEKMQSRAWGKVEARPSCSGAATAGAVPQGLSRRKMAQEKKSPGGASQLAPGRAFPACGKRLSAAPPESATFPPFSGVRPHRMSKKPQKPKHSSPGKKPAGRKTRESQVAAREDNDPNRHEVPKAQLPTHRPGLPRLSMRRGELSSGDPNIRAPQVPGTSEPSAYSLGGLLPRRHAPSGDQQPPVHPPRPERQQQPPGAQDCLRVMLCVAPRNRGPH